From the Bacillus tuaregi genome, one window contains:
- the flgL gene encoding flagellar hook-associated protein FlgL has translation MRVTQGMLINNNIKYLSQNYSRLTKLNEQMMSGKKITKPSDDPVVAMNGMHYRSQVVEVEQFKRNLNEGFNWLENADSSLHEASQALQRVRDLTVQASNDSYDAGARKSIADEIASLQQHLAALADTKVGDTYIFSGTDTSESPINLSQIGLEFSSFKDLDEKRGYVISYQGQTFKYDGTDESGNTFVSFSGEKMVIDPATSNITYHYKETLEYRDGEQVDVTKKLSEQDIVISHETAVSINVEDVEIEIMKGVKMPINIRPQDAFPVDLFSGLESLKKMLNNPGTSGTEINKSLEAIDKMLNNIVSTRSELGARTNRAELVQSRLMEQEVIAKKTVSENEDIDLEKVYIDLTIAQSLHQASLAVGAKLIQPTLMDYLR, from the coding sequence ATGCGTGTAACACAAGGAATGCTAATCAATAATAATATCAAATATTTGAGTCAGAATTATAGCCGATTAACAAAGCTGAATGAACAAATGATGTCGGGTAAGAAAATTACCAAACCGTCGGATGACCCGGTGGTGGCGATGAATGGCATGCATTACCGCAGCCAGGTTGTGGAAGTGGAGCAGTTCAAGCGCAACTTAAATGAAGGCTTCAATTGGCTGGAAAATGCCGATTCCTCTTTGCATGAAGCCAGCCAGGCCCTGCAGCGGGTTCGCGATTTGACTGTACAGGCATCGAATGACAGCTATGATGCCGGAGCGAGAAAGAGTATTGCCGATGAAATTGCCAGTCTCCAGCAGCACCTTGCTGCTCTTGCGGATACAAAGGTCGGAGATACCTATATTTTCAGTGGAACGGATACAAGTGAGAGTCCGATCAATCTGAGTCAGATTGGTCTTGAATTTAGCAGCTTCAAGGATTTAGATGAAAAAAGAGGCTATGTTATCAGCTATCAGGGCCAAACCTTTAAGTATGATGGAACCGATGAATCAGGGAACACCTTTGTTTCTTTTTCAGGTGAAAAAATGGTCATCGACCCAGCGACAAGCAACATCACTTATCATTATAAAGAGACCCTTGAATATCGTGATGGAGAACAGGTGGACGTTACGAAAAAGCTGTCCGAGCAGGATATCGTCATTTCTCATGAGACTGCCGTTTCCATAAACGTGGAGGATGTGGAAATCGAAATTATGAAGGGCGTCAAAATGCCGATTAATATTCGCCCACAGGATGCCTTCCCGGTCGATTTGTTCAGCGGCTTAGAATCGCTGAAAAAGATGTTAAATAATCCTGGTACATCCGGTACAGAAATTAATAAATCACTCGAGGCGATTGACAAAATGCTTAATAATATCGTCTCGACCAGATCGGAGCTCGGTGCCCGAACCAACCGTGCCGAGCTCGTCCAAAGCCGTCTCATGGAGCAGGAGGTTATCGCGAAGAAAACGGTTTCCGAAAATGAAGACATTGATCTGGAAAAAGTCTATATCGACTTAACCATTGCCCAAAGTCTGCATCAAGCTTCATTAGCAGTCGGTGCAAAGCTAATTCAGCCAACATTAATGGATTATCTAAGATAG
- the fliW gene encoding flagellar assembly protein FliW produces MNIQTKYHGEVTVHKDDILYFEKGIPGFPEETQFVLLPLSDDGLFQVLQSTVDAEIGFLTTDPFFFKPNYDFLIEDSIVEALGIEHEKDVKVLVILTPQEPFNQSTANLQAPVVINMVNNKARQVILSNTNYLTKHPLFTEEPVAAKG; encoded by the coding sequence ATGAACATTCAAACGAAATATCATGGTGAAGTAACCGTCCATAAGGATGATATTCTTTATTTTGAAAAAGGAATCCCTGGTTTTCCAGAGGAAACGCAATTTGTGCTCCTTCCCTTAAGTGACGACGGCCTATTCCAGGTCCTACAATCAACCGTCGATGCAGAAATCGGCTTTCTCACAACAGACCCCTTCTTCTTCAAGCCGAATTATGATTTCCTCATCGAGGATTCGATTGTAGAAGCTCTCGGGATTGAACATGAAAAGGATGTCAAGGTATTGGTTATCCTCACGCCACAGGAGCCCTTCAACCAATCAACCGCCAACCTTCAGGCACCGGTAGTCATTAACATGGTCAACAATAAAGCGAGACAAGTAATCCTAAGCAACACAAACTATCTAACAAAGCATCCTCTCTTTACAGAGGAACCAGTCGCTGCAAAGGGGTGA
- the csrA gene encoding carbon storage regulator CsrA, with amino-acid sequence MLVLTRKKGQTIRIGDEIEITVVATANDQVKIGIQAPKNVEILRQELFEEIQAENKAATTSASVDNLISSIKNFPSLKK; translated from the coding sequence ATGCTCGTATTAACAAGGAAAAAAGGGCAAACAATTCGAATTGGTGATGAGATTGAAATAACCGTTGTGGCCACAGCGAATGATCAAGTGAAAATTGGGATACAAGCACCGAAGAATGTGGAGATATTGCGGCAGGAGTTGTTTGAAGAAATTCAAGCAGAGAACAAAGCGGCGACGACTTCAGCTTCTGTTGATAATCTGATAAGCAGTATAAAAAATTTTCCAAGTTTGAAAAAATAA
- a CDS encoding flagellin N-terminal helical domain-containing protein — translation MRINHNIAALNTYRQLGSAQAGQAKSMEKLSSGLRINSAADDAAGLAISEKMRGQIRGLEQASKNAQDGISLIQTAEGALNETHDILQRMRELAVQSSNDTNTDEDRAELQKEVAQLIEEVDRIGKNTQFNTKDILAEDQSLDINIGSNEGQALTIEWKAQTSEALGEDAIDISAIDLSDKDGAQSGIKLLDEAIASVSASRAQMGAYQNRLEHSINNLNTSSENLTAAESRIRDVDMAKEMMEQTKNSILAQASQAMLAQANQQPQGVLQLLR, via the coding sequence ATGAGAATTAATCATAATATTGCGGCGTTGAATACTTATCGTCAGTTGGGTAGTGCTCAGGCTGGTCAAGCAAAATCAATGGAGAAATTATCTTCAGGACTTCGTATTAACAGTGCAGCAGATGATGCAGCAGGTCTAGCAATCTCTGAAAAAATGCGTGGGCAAATCCGTGGGTTAGAACAGGCATCTAAAAATGCTCAAGACGGTATATCATTAATTCAGACTGCTGAGGGAGCGTTAAATGAAACTCACGACATTCTTCAACGTATGCGTGAGTTGGCTGTTCAGTCTTCTAACGATACTAATACAGACGAAGACCGTGCTGAACTTCAAAAAGAAGTTGCTCAGTTGATTGAAGAAGTTGATAGAATTGGTAAAAATACACAATTCAATACTAAGGATATTTTAGCAGAAGATCAGTCTCTTGATATTAATATCGGTTCAAATGAAGGACAGGCTTTAACAATTGAATGGAAGGCTCAAACAAGTGAAGCTTTGGGTGAAGATGCTATTGATATTAGTGCTATTGATCTTTCTGATAAAGATGGTGCGCAATCTGGTATTAAGCTTTTAGATGAAGCTATCGCTTCAGTTTCTGCGTCACGTGCTCAAATGGGGGCGTATCAAAATCGTTTAGAGCACTCTATTAATAACTTGAATACTTCATCTGAAAACTTAACTGCAGCGGAATCTCGTATACGAGATGTTGATATGGCTAAAGAGATGATGGAACAGACAAAGAATTCTATTCTTGCACAGGCATCTCAAGCAATGTTAGCCCAAGCTAACCAACAGCCACAGGGAGTACTTCAGTTGTTACGTTAA
- a CDS encoding YheC/YheD family protein codes for MSSDKQLFQLVRIMDTMLEAIEHFSVLVKERNFNKYVFIFSSIVDGFGAIKKGMNLYSEFEGQKEIEGIEYTLYTIAKDMEIGNSIKMSELVRFSLVPQILKLKKGLERIIDNGPNNQKVTIGVYFCENNPLKVYPKERINSLIKEGERQGANVLFFSSNDIDFEKRQVTADTFIDGKWKRIKSPFPDVINNIGVKSRSQQSRKERKLRQEVPFTSFGVGNKFYLPKKIVESRKYADLLVPFKVVTDESIIHKFFIDNKSAVFKSLLGNRGENIYFVNKIGNRYLLMEHKKKRTLNQMEFEKWVYDIILKQKNSYIVQQYIHCRTRDGEPYDIRAHVQKDGNGKWTLTKIYPRIGNKKSNLSNISRGGRTERLENLLAKEFGNKGKEYEERLKNLAMDLTWHLDKLHGLALNELGLDLAIDENGCLWLHEVNNGPQSTYHEDERAINTIAYAIYIAKNRIFHTNEFDRKIKVRGQFDAENTDLQFANLDNRIRIGMLASQNDINDLAVACAYVANYENVNFYYFTSEDIDYDEMLIRGYFYENKEWVPKIVEYPDVIYDRLRLRGIKGYNIVYEELEGIPFTNEFFGNSISKLDVYDRLKSTGKIDDVIIPYQKVNRVKDIFNYIGKYGKIILKPEIGSFANGVHFIERNKTDDYFVAIGEREYHYSELQLNQYLRDLMRKSVFIVQKYIETRTKEGKPFDIRVHMMKDGNGNWSFVNNYPRIGIHHAVISSTGNGGYIGGIVGFLKRNFSEERGKEIINEIETTALKVASTFEGFYEKNLSEMGLDIAIGKDMKPYIIEVNVNKPGIVYYEFEVAKHAIPYAIYLANNEKTKLLDSEKSVVLL; via the coding sequence ATGTCATCAGATAAGCAACTTTTTCAATTAGTTAGAATCATGGATACAATGTTAGAAGCTATAGAACATTTTTCTGTTTTGGTAAAGGAAAGAAACTTCAATAAGTATGTATTTATCTTTAGTTCTATTGTAGATGGTTTTGGAGCTATTAAAAAGGGAATGAATTTATACAGTGAATTTGAAGGTCAAAAAGAAATTGAAGGTATTGAATATACTTTATATACTATTGCTAAGGATATGGAAATAGGGAATTCTATAAAAATGTCTGAATTAGTAAGGTTTTCATTAGTACCTCAAATACTCAAGTTAAAAAAAGGTTTGGAAAGAATTATTGATAATGGACCAAACAACCAAAAAGTAACGATAGGTGTTTATTTTTGTGAAAATAACCCTCTAAAAGTATATCCTAAAGAACGGATTAACTCTTTGATAAAAGAAGGAGAACGCCAAGGAGCTAATGTTCTATTTTTCTCTTCAAATGATATTGATTTTGAAAAAAGACAAGTTACAGCAGATACCTTTATAGATGGTAAATGGAAACGGATAAAATCTCCATTTCCAGATGTTATCAATAATATTGGAGTAAAGTCACGATCTCAACAATCTCGTAAAGAGAGAAAGTTAAGACAGGAAGTTCCTTTTACAAGCTTCGGAGTAGGGAATAAATTCTATTTGCCAAAAAAAATAGTTGAATCAAGAAAGTATGCCGATTTATTAGTACCTTTCAAAGTTGTTACTGATGAATCAATTATTCATAAATTTTTTATAGATAATAAGAGTGCTGTGTTTAAATCATTACTAGGTAATAGGGGAGAGAATATCTACTTCGTTAACAAAATAGGAAATCGTTATTTACTTATGGAGCATAAAAAGAAAAGGACTCTCAATCAGATGGAATTTGAAAAGTGGGTCTATGATATTATTTTAAAACAGAAAAATAGTTATATTGTGCAACAGTACATTCACTGCCGTACAAGAGATGGAGAACCTTATGATATACGAGCGCATGTACAGAAGGATGGTAACGGTAAGTGGACATTAACCAAAATATATCCACGTATAGGAAATAAAAAAAGTAATCTGAGTAATATTAGTCGTGGTGGAAGAACTGAGAGACTAGAAAACTTATTAGCCAAAGAATTTGGAAATAAAGGTAAGGAGTATGAAGAAAGGCTTAAAAATTTGGCCATGGACTTGACATGGCATCTTGATAAATTACATGGACTAGCATTGAATGAACTTGGATTAGATCTAGCCATTGATGAGAATGGATGTTTATGGCTCCATGAAGTAAACAATGGTCCTCAATCTACTTATCATGAAGATGAAAGAGCGATTAATACTATTGCATATGCTATCTATATTGCTAAAAATAGAATTTTTCACACAAATGAATTTGATAGGAAAATTAAGGTTAGAGGACAATTTGATGCAGAAAATACAGATTTACAATTTGCTAATTTAGATAATCGTATTCGTATCGGCATGCTAGCAAGTCAAAATGATATTAATGACTTAGCAGTTGCATGTGCTTATGTTGCTAATTATGAAAATGTGAATTTTTATTATTTTACATCTGAAGATATTGATTATGATGAGATGTTAATAAGAGGATATTTTTATGAAAACAAAGAATGGGTTCCCAAAATTGTAGAGTATCCTGATGTTATATATGATCGATTAAGATTGAGAGGTATTAAAGGATATAATATTGTATATGAAGAATTAGAAGGAATTCCATTTACAAATGAATTTTTTGGGAATTCAATTAGTAAATTAGATGTTTATGATAGGCTAAAATCAACAGGGAAGATTGACGATGTAATAATTCCATATCAAAAAGTTAATAGGGTAAAAGACATCTTTAATTATATTGGAAAGTATGGAAAAATTATTCTGAAACCGGAAATCGGTTCATTTGCAAATGGTGTTCATTTTATAGAAAGGAATAAAACCGATGATTACTTCGTAGCAATTGGTGAACGAGAATACCATTATAGCGAGCTGCAACTTAATCAGTATTTAAGGGATTTAATGAGAAAAAGTGTCTTTATAGTTCAAAAATATATTGAGACTCGGACAAAAGAAGGAAAGCCTTTTGATATTAGGGTGCATATGATGAAAGATGGTAATGGTAATTGGTCATTTGTTAATAATTATCCAAGAATTGGTATACACCATGCTGTTATATCTAGCACTGGCAATGGAGGCTATATTGGGGGAATTGTAGGATTTTTAAAGAGAAACTTTTCAGAAGAAAGAGGTAAAGAAATAATAAATGAAATAGAAACAACTGCGTTAAAAGTTGCTTCTACTTTTGAAGGGTTTTATGAAAAAAATTTAAGTGAGATGGGTTTAGATATAGCAATTGGTAAAGATATGAAACCTTATATTATTGAGGTTAATGTAAATAAACCTGGAATAGTATATTATGAGTTTGAAGTCGCAAAACATGCAATCCCTTATGCAATATATTTAGCTAATAATGAAAAGACTAAATTACTAGATAGTGAAAAATCTGTAGTACTTCTGTAA
- a CDS encoding site-specific integrase: MKVQEVLIDGKRRYMLIDENNNPVVPVTKYLKYLDNTGKAENTLKSYCRHLKLYFQYLKEKERGYEEVDLDLLAEFISWLRNPYQSIKVIQLTQTRAKRSERTVNTILTCVQGFYDYLMRIEHYEKDLSEKTKKQMIGNYRSFKPFLHHISMGKPLDKNILKMKEPRRDVLTLTREQVQLVHDACSNIRDIFRGVTVTFS; encoded by the coding sequence ATGAAAGTTCAAGAGGTTTTAATTGATGGCAAAAGGCGTTATATGCTTATTGATGAAAATAATAATCCAGTAGTACCCGTAACCAAATACCTAAAATATCTTGATAACACAGGGAAGGCTGAAAACACATTAAAATCATACTGTCGTCATTTGAAATTATACTTTCAGTATTTAAAAGAAAAAGAAAGAGGATACGAAGAAGTTGATCTTGATTTATTGGCGGAATTTATATCTTGGTTAAGGAATCCATATCAATCTATTAAAGTTATTCAGCTTACCCAAACCAGAGCAAAGAGATCAGAGCGTACTGTAAATACCATATTAACTTGTGTTCAAGGTTTCTATGATTACTTGATGAGAATTGAGCATTATGAAAAAGATCTATCTGAAAAAACAAAGAAACAAATGATTGGAAATTACCGGTCATTCAAACCGTTTTTACATCATATTTCAATGGGAAAACCCCTTGATAAAAACATCTTAAAGATGAAGGAGCCCCGAAGGGACGTCTTAACACTCACAAGAGAACAAGTACAACTAGTCCATGATGCGTGCAGTAACATCCGGGATATTTTTCGGGGCGTCACTGTGACTTTTTCTTAA